One window from the genome of Cryptomeria japonica chromosome 6, Sugi_1.0, whole genome shotgun sequence encodes:
- the LOC131876616 gene encoding uncharacterized protein LOC131876616 produces MWEKLQNAYEGDKKVRNTKLQTHRMLFESLKMRADEIIVAYFLRVDEVVNSLKGLGEKLDDKVVVPKILRSLPLRFYAKVPAIEEMVELGKLTVDKLHGILTAYEMWTNVESSSNKETTFKASKKGKEKEQKSRESSEEDFENETTHLVRKLKRGFGKYKGMLPLKCFNCGKIGHFASKYPYEKENDNDDEKESRFKNNKKFVKREKKFWKYKRSLYSKEDSDSSPSSEEENHNDEILFMAIEDIQEEVDYFDEEDVEVDLEQELISVEVDLRQELIQKVEYSSR; encoded by the coding sequence ATGTGGGAGAAATTGCAGAATGCTTATGAAGGGGACAAAAAGGTTAGAAATACAAAACTTCAAACAcatagaatgttgtttgaaagtctCAAAATGCGAGCAGATGAAATTATAGTTGCGTATTTCTTAAGAGTAGATGAAGTGGTCAATTCCTTGAAAGGTTTGGGAGAGAAGCTGGATGATAAAGTAGTTGTTCCAAAAATCTTAAGATCGTTGCCCCTAAGATTTTATGCCAAAGTTCCAGCAATAGAGGAGATGGTTGAGTTAGGAAAATTAACAGTTGACAAGTTGCATGGCATTTTAACTGCATATGAAATGTGGACTAATGTTGAGAGCTCATCAAATAAGGAAACAACTTTTAAAGCTTCaaagaagggtaaagaaaaggagcaGAAATCCAGAGAGAGTTCAGAAGAAGACTTTGAGAATGAAACAACACATCTTGTTAGGAAGCTGAAAAGAGGCTTTGGTAAATACAAGGGCATGTTGCCATTAAAGTGCTTCAACTGTGGGAAAATTGGTCACTTTGCATCAAAATATCCTTATGAAAAAGAAAATGAcaacgatgatgaaaaagaatcaAGGTTCAAAAATAATAAGAAGTttgtgaaaagagaaaagaagtttTGGAAATATAAAAGAAGTCTCTATTCCAAGGAAGACAGTGATTCTTCTCCTAGtagtgaagaagaaaatcataatgATGAAATCTTGTTCATGGCTATTGAAGACATTCAAGAAGAGGTAGACTACTTTGATGAAGAAGATGTGGAGGTTGATCTTGAACAAGAGTTGATTAGTGTAGAGGTTGATCTTAGACAAGAATTGATCCAAAAAGTTGAATATAGCAGTAGGTAA